Proteins from a single region of Harmonia axyridis chromosome 4, icHarAxyr1.1, whole genome shotgun sequence:
- the LOC123678638 gene encoding ribonuclease H1-like, whose amino-acid sequence MVFTDASKSPTLTGIELIAILEATREIKRKNLKRCLIISDSMSALEKISKWRNSAKNEHITLAIRANLLYLSDHGFSIKLIWIPSHTNIQGNDMADNLAKQGSEESVIKRADISDFWPRYKRIVWERWREEWKRTEKVICSMCEWLSPST is encoded by the exons ATGGTGTTCACGGATGCTTCCAAAAGTCCTACTCTCACAGGCATAG AATTAATCGCCATTTTAGAAGCAACAAGAGAAATCAAACGTAAAAACCTGAAAAGATGTCTGATTATCTCAGATTCAATGAGTGcccttgaaaaaatatcaaaatggagGAATTCAGCTAAAAACGAACATATCACTCTCGCAATTAGAGCAAACCTGTTATATCTGAGTGACCATGGTTTCTCTATAAAACTTATATGGATCCCAAGTCACACTAACATTCAAGGTAACGACATGGCTGATAATCTTGCAAAACAAGGTTCTGAGGAATCAGTTATCAAGAGGGCAGATATTAGTGACTTTTGGCCTAGATACAAAAGAATTGTTTGGGAAAGATGGAGAGAGGAGTGGAAG AGAACCGAGAAGGTTATTTGTTCGATGTGCGAATGGCTGAGTCCTAGCACATAG
- the LOC123678639 gene encoding uncharacterized protein LOC123678639: MPEFVVTDPELWFAMAEGSFHSAGLTQDRTKFGYIVGALPAKYATEVKDIILNPPTDEAFHKLKTELIRRLSATQEEKTRRLLEREEMGDRKPSQFLRHLHSLADPAVPESLMKSLWMNRLPRSVQVSLAIVKDSSLQELAVHADHIMEAIRPPVQLVNETTSIEAILSAKFAQLTLGLNQEIATLRAELAAQADRSRRDRSRGHSQHRPRSHSRGRQPIDGKCWYH; this comes from the coding sequence ATGCCAGAATTTGTCGTCACCGATCCTGAGTTATGGTTCGCTATGGCTGAAGGAAGTTTCCACAGCGCGGGGTTGACACAGGACCGGACTAAGTTTGGATATATTGTGGGTGCCCTACCAGCTAAGTACGCAACGGAGGTGAAGGACATTATATTGAATCCACCTACCGACGAGGCCTTCCACAAATTGAAGACGGAGCTAATTCGACGTCTAAGTGCCACACAAGAGGAGAAGACCCGACGCCTCCTGGAGCGAGAAGAAATGGGAGACCGTAAGCCCTCACAGTTTCTTCGTCATTTACATAGCCTTGCTGATCCAGCCGTTCCGGAGAGCCTCATGAAATCCCTCTGGATGAACCGTCTACCCAGAAGTGTCCAGGTGTCGTTGGCCATTGTGAAAGACAGCAGCCTCCAAGAGTTAGCTGTCCATGCAGACCACATCATGGAAGCAATCCGACCCCCCGTACAACTGGTGAACGAGACAACCAGCATCGAGGCCATCCTCAGTGCCAAGTTTGCCCAGCTCACACTCGGACTCAACCAGGAGATAGCAACCCTGAGAGCTGAACTGGCAGCCCAAGCAGACCGATCCCGGAGAGACAGGAGCAGAGGCCATTCCCAGCATCGTCCAAGAAGTCATAGCCGAGGCCGACAGCCAATCGACGGCAAGTGCTGGtatcattga